One Plasmodium vinckei vinckei genome assembly, chromosome: PVVCY_09 genomic region harbors:
- a CDS encoding protein tyrosine phosphatase, putative, which produces MADRFNNRLLHHPQCRINQEESRNNICNCDMHVNYVNKKYFEIEQYYGNMNFNMDYLNPVLNHPTRIEHGKIKILILDAPTNDLLPLYIKEMRNYNVTDLVRTCERTYDDEEIKQAGINVHELIFPDGDAPTADIVNSWLDIVNNVIKNNCAVAVHCVAGLGRAPVLASVVLIEFGMDPIDAIVFIRDRRKGAINKRQLQFLKTYKKKKKKKNCLRKCHFM; this is translated from the coding sequence ATGGCTGACCGTTTTAATAATCGATTATTACACCACCCTCAATGCAGAATCAACCAGGAAGAATCCAGAAACAACATATGTAATTGTGATATGCATGTTAACTATgtgaacaaaaaatattttgaaatcGAACAATATTATGGAAATATGAATTTTAATATGGATTATTTGAATCCAGTTTTAAATCACCCCACTAGGATTGAAcatggaaaaataaaaattttaattttagaTGCCCCTACTAATGATTTATTgccattatatataaaagagaTGAGAAATTATAATGTAACAGATTTAGTACGAACATGTGAAAGAACATATGatgatgaagaaataaaacaagCAGGTATAAATGTGCATGAATTAATATTTCCGGATGGAGATGCCCCGACTGCTGATATAGTTAATAGTTGGCTTGATATAGTAAATAATGTAATTAAAAACAATTGCGCAGTCGCAGTACATTGTGTTGCAGGATTAGGTAGAGCTCCAGTATTAGCTTCCGTTGTTCTTATTGAATTTGGTATGGATCCTATTGATgctattgtttttatacgTGATAGAAGAAAAGGTGCAATTAATAAAAGACAATtgcaatttttaaaaacgtataaaaaaaaaaaaaaaaaaaaaaactgtTTGAGAAAATGCCACTTCAtgtaa